ACTAATGATAAACTCTAATAATAACCGTTCTAATAATCCCTGGTGacgtaataattaataacaagaCATTTGTACTGTGAAAGCAGTAATTAATACTATCAAGGATGTGGcatatgtgtgtatgtgtattgTCATTATGTTCCTAGAATATAGGCTTGTTTTACATTCACGCAGATCGACGGCGCGCTGACAGAAATGTTTGTAACTAAAGCTCAGTTCtgacaaatcacaaaaatTGTTCTCAGCACTGACGATCAGCGCCGGATCCGCTGTAAATGTAAAACCAGCTTTAAACATTGTTTGTCTATATTACTACAAAAAATTTTAAACGTTATTTAACAAGCGTTTAAACAAAATTGGACAGAATTattaggcgtttgacagcacttaacatctgttaaatactgtctaagtttttgagGTAAGGCCCTGCGTCTCGCGCTCTATGTACCTCTTAGATTATAAATGGAAGATAAATAGTAAATGCAATAAACTTTCTGCCATGTTAAATGGTTACATTAGTGTTACAGTATTAGCGTGTGCCGTCTAACCGTAACATTAGTCAAATAGTCGACCGGCATGCGAGGATTCTTGTTCATCACTGGTACTATGTTAAATACTGGTTATtagatatgtattaattaattaatttcacgTTATACGTGCGGTTAAGGTTCACTCGAACAATTTcagaaattaattaatacatgTATTAGATGTAAGTCGGTGGCATTTTATATTGATTTCAACTATGAGAACGTAACCTCTGATACAGAAACGTTGTAGTAAACTATGATTGTAGAATTTTACATATCAATGCACTTAAAACTTCATTAGTAGACGAAAACTATGAAGTTTAGGTCAAGAAATGATTCTTATCTCGACTGTACCACAGTGTGGCTACGGTCATGTTTTGCAACAATCAGTGCCCTCGTTTAAACAATTGACGGTATGTGACAACAACTTTAGACCTACGCTCTTTTGTTTTGTCGATGTCCGAATGTGGTACACACTGCAGTCGCGATTGGTGTAGTTATTTAGCATATTTGTTATAGGAATTTCATAGGTTATAGCAGTAACTATTTAGAAATCAACAATCGATCTTTCATGCTTGAGCTAGAAGAAATTGGCATGAATATCTATTGGCTGTTTAATATTTACGTATATCGATTATAATCCTATGTTAATTCAACAAAttaaggtacctacatacttacccCTGCTAGCTCGGACTCTCTATTTCATTTGCAGTGTTCATTGACTTCAGTTTAAATATGCATTCAGCCCGTCTATTGTAAAGTGATTTATTGTAATTGGCCGCCACTATGTGGACAATTGAGACAATGTAGCGTACAGCCCACCCCGAGACTGTTGACTATCACTATATTGTGTGGGTAatattgttaataaattaCGTTTAATGGTCCAAAATGTAACCAGATTTACATGACATTTGGTGATAGTCCATAGCTTGGCCTGACAAATCGGctacttattaataaatagcaactactattatgtacattaggtatatgttaatttatataagCTTTGACTTCGCAATGCCCAACTGTGCGTGAACTATTGGTAACCGTTTTAGCATAAATGCGGGAAATCGATACTCACTTGATGATGTCGCATCCGTATCTAATTAATTGATTTACCACCGAACCTTTGTAAATCCAAAATATGTTAAACATAATTACCATTCCTTATCAGCAAATGTGCTAATGTTACTAGTAATGtaactattataatattctttcATAGAATAAGTGAAACAGATGTCggaaaatcattttattaaacttGGTTATTTCTCTTTGCAGGTTACCTGACACGGGACAGCCTCCAATACTCATCTCGCTGGCGGACAACGCCAAGTTAGATCTAAAGCAAGCCGACGAGCTTCTGTTCACCAACGAGTCGGAACCACACAACGACACCACCACCTTCACTCTAGTGGAGGCGCCAGAGGATGGAGACAAGCCGAGGACAGAGGACAAGGAGACACTCGTGGTGAGAGCCAAGCCCATGCACGAGACCAGGCTGGCGGAGGACGCCTTCCAAACAACCACCGCCGCCccagacacagacacagaaTCTCAAACCACCACGGAAGACGAAGAGGACCCAGAAATACCCGTCAAACCGCAGACGCCGCAAGAAGACATCCCGTCCTTCTCAGAGTGGGCCCAGAAACAACTGGCAGAGGCGGAGAAGAAAGACACAGTCCTCAACCACTCCTCGCAGCCTAGTCATAGCAACACCAACTTTAGCAGTAAGAGCACGAAGTTACGCTCAAAAAACTACGCGTCTCCGCCGTGTGGCGCCAAGATAGTGGCCGTGAACCCCGAGGCTGGTTCAGCGAGCTCCATACTGTCCCAGAATAAGGACGAATACATGCTCAATACTTGCAACAGCCGCATCTGGTTCGTGGTGGAACTGTGCGAGCCGGTGCAAGCGCAGAAGATAGAGATAGCCAACTTCGAGTTGTTCTCTTCCACTCCTAAAGACATAGCCGTGTATTTCAGTGATAGGTTCCCGACGCGCGAGTGGACCAGTGTGGGCCAGTTCCGCGCGGCTGATGTCAGAGACGTGCAAAGCTTCGATCTATTTCCTCACATGTTCGGGAAGTTTATCAAAGTGGAACTGCTCTCGCATTACGGGTCGGAGCACTACTGCCCCATATCGCTGTTTAAAGTTTACGGAACGTCGGAGTTTGAAGTGTTAGAGAAAGAGAGCTCGCAGCACGCGGCGcatactgatgatgatgacgatgatgaaatTATCGACGCGCCCGACATCGCTAGCGCAGAGTTGGACACCTCTAAAAACCTATTCGGCTCGGCGCGGGACGCCGTCATGTCCATCATGAAGAAAGCCGCGCAAGTGCTCGTCAAGACGGAAGTGCCTAAAAACGTCACAAGCGAACACAATGATACTAACACGGATAAAATGTACAAACGCTGCTGCACTCCCAGCCATATTATAGTGTGTGATAACTGCAGCGAGGCTCTCTATAACGAGGTGTTTGAGCTGATCAGTTGCAGCTCGGATAAGCTCAGCAACGCTCTCCGGCAAGTTTTCTTGAGAGAGACGCTCCAGTGCACCGGGGTCTGTCTTCCCTACGGCCTCGACTTCAAAAGTACAAAACCAATAGAGTTCAGCGAAGAACGAGTCGCCTATATGAACGCTTTATTCCCGCCAAAGTATTTAGCCGCATTATGCAACCTCCTCGCTATTAAGGAAAAGAAGGTCGTCTTGAACTCCAGTTTCGAAAGTGAACTCAACGTGACCGCAAACGCGACCACAAACGATACAACGCAAAAGGTTTCGGAAGAAATAGGTGTAGATCAAGATGCTAAAATCGTCCTGCCAAATGAAAACACATCGGCTGAAGATGATAAAACTGTTGAGACGGTCGATGAAGATTACAAGCCATTAGCCCCTGAAGTATCTACTGAGAATGCGATACAAGAAGATGAGACCCTCAAACCAGACGACGGTACAGAGGAGGTCGCTCCGACAGAAGAGAAAACAGACAAACTCGAAACAGAAGACAAACAACCAACGCCCGAGCCAGAAAGACCAGACATCCAAAAGCAAGACATCGAAACTAAAGACAGCACAAAACAGGAGGTGAAAAAGCCGGACCAACCTGAAAAGAAGGACCCTAATATTGGTGAGGAGCCAAGTGAGCTGATGATGGAGAGCGAGGGGTACCTGTCGGAGCTAGACCAGCTGGCGGCGgaccccccgccccccgcgcccggcgcccccgcccccggcgCGCCCGCCGTCAACCAGCAGGCGCTGCAGAAGGAATCCGTGTTTCTGCGCCTTTCTAATAGAGTCAAGGTAATTGTTTAGCTTATTATACTGTATATTATACTCGAAATGCCtccccgagtgacgtatcaatcTTCAGCAACTGACTGACTAATTATTTCACCATCAGATGAAAACGTTAATCGACATGCTAAGAAtccgaaaattataattttatgtaggGTTGATTGATTTTCATGTTATAATAACAAGTGTTCATTCAAAAACAAAGTATGAAATTTATTCATTATCAAGTAAGACGGTATAACTGCAATCGTGTAATCAGTTCTGACGTCAGCGTGTGACTTAATCTTCCATATATTTTCGGGGCAGAAACCAGGAGTCCTCTAGTTTACAACACCAGCTATACTACAGCTTCTAATGATTTCGTTCTCATTTCCAGACGCTCGAGCGAAACATGTCCCTGTCGGGCCAATACCTGGAGGAGCTCAGCCGCCGCTACAAGAAGCAAGTCGAGGAGATGCAGAAATCCTTCGAGAAAACCCTTCtacagatgacagaagaacgTAGGAAGAGCAACGAGCGCGAACAGAAGTATCTAGAACAAATGACCAACCTACAGGACCAGCTGGCCCAAGTTGCCGCCGCCATGAAGATATTGATGGAAGAAAGAGATAGCTGGTTCGGAAACATAACATTCTTCAAATTCCTCTTCCTACAAACTGTAGTTGTAGTCGCGATAATATACTACATAAGTAAAAGGCGACGCGTCGTGCCGATAGCTTTACCAATTGGGAGGAAAGTGAAGAAGAAAGATAAGGAGAAGTTGAGAAGAAAGTCGGTAGAAGGCGTCAGTGGGCACGCGACGCCGTCGGTCAAGAAGCGACGGCCGAGCGAGGAAGCGCTGGTCATAGCGAGGCAGTCCACGGAGGAAATGGACAGAGAAGAGGAGGTGGGTGAATGGCAGATCGCACGCAAGAATAGAAAGAGAAAAACGTCCATTCTACACAGGAATGCCGACTGTGATAGTCTGAACTGGGCCCGGAAAGACAGCATCGGGAAGTTGCAAGAGAATACGATACCCTTAGATGAGGAGGAGTTTGTGGCTCCAGTCACTGAGCCTAAAGAGTTCAATGTGGTGGCTCTAAAAGCTTCTAAAGTAGAGATACCAAAGACAAATGGCTCGTTGTTCAACAGCTTCAAGGCCAAGCCGAAAACAAGACGGCTTTCCTCGCCCGCGTTCCTCAGAACATTCAGTCGGCAGAGCACAAGGAGCGTCCCCACGCCCCCTATCGTAGAGAAAACGTTCTTCAACGGAAAGGCCCCCTCAGAGTCACCCACGAGCAGCCTCTGGTCAGAATCCACGGAGATATCGCACTCGCAGCCCAACGGCTTCGACGACAGCCGAGTGAAAAAGAAGAAAAGCCTCAAGAATCTTTTCAAAAAAGTGTTTTGAAGTGCAAAgacacattttataagtgataaTGACTCTCGGTGTTGAATGTCGATTGTACTCATATTTAACCTCTTTAAATATGCCTgttgtaatttatttctttgctaatcgtgttatttttaaattattgtgtaatttatttttaattgtgtGCGTAcgaattattgttattaattttagaCCTCAATTAATAGGTGCCAATTGTGATAATATTAAGAGCCTAACATTAGCTGTTGTAATTATGCTAAATGTAATGTTTGTTACTGAAATCATGAGTGGGAAGTTAAAAGCGA
This is a stretch of genomic DNA from Plutella xylostella chromosome 4, ilPluXylo3.1, whole genome shotgun sequence. It encodes these proteins:
- the LOC105384353 gene encoding SUN domain-containing ossification factor isoform X1, translating into MKGGLCVIYTSLLTISVLSSCALFILVVSEALHVDGELGQAVDASGLRNVSLKEPSIEDHEETPELAGRAPEGEPGAPDRPADSGELLNSNEMTFAESLSLNSVTTDGLPDTGQPPILISLADNAKLDLKQADELLFTNESEPHNDTTTFTLVEAPEDGDKPRTEDKETLVVRAKPMHETRLAEDAFQTTTAAPDTDTESQTTTEDEEDPEIPVKPQTPQEDIPSFSEWAQKQLAEAEKKDTVLNHSSQPSHSNTNFSSKSTKLRSKNYASPPCGAKIVAVNPEAGSASSILSQNKDEYMLNTCNSRIWFVVELCEPVQAQKIEIANFELFSSTPKDIAVYFSDRFPTREWTSVGQFRAADVRDVQSFDLFPHMFGKFIKVELLSHYGSEHYCPISLFKVYGTSEFEVLEKESSQHAAHTDDDDDDEIIDAPDIASAELDTSKNLFGSARDAVMSIMKKAAQVLVKTEVPKNVTSEHNDTNTDKMYKRCCTPSHIIVCDNCSEALYNEVFELISCSSDKLSNALRQVFLRETLQCTGVCLPYGLDFKSTKPIEFSEERVAYMNALFPPKYLAALCNLLAIKEKKVVLNSSFESELNVTANATTNDTTQKVSEEIGVDQDAKIVLPNENTSAEDDKTVETVDEDYKPLAPEVSTENAIQEDETLKPDDGTEEVAPTEEKTDKLETEDKQPTPEPERPDIQKQDIETKDSTKQEVKKPDQPEKKDPNIGEEPSELMMESEGYLSELDQLAADPPPPAPGAPAPGAPAVNQQALQKESVFLRLSNRVKTLERNMSLSGQYLEELSRRYKKQVEEMQKSFEKTLLQMTEERRKSNEREQKYLEQMTNLQDQLAQVAAAMKILMEERDSWFGNITFFKFLFLQTVVVVAIIYYISKRRRVVPIALPIGRKVKKKDKEKLRRKSVEGVSGHATPSVKKRRPSEEALVIARQSTEEMDREEEVGEWQIARKNRKRKTSILHRNADCDSLNWARKDSIGKLQENTIPLDEEEFVAPVTEPKEFNVVALKASKVEIPKTNGSLFNSFKAKPKTRRLSSPAFLRTFSRQSTRSVPTPPIVEKTFFNGKAPSESPTSSLWSESTEISHSQPNGFDDSRVKKKKSLKNLFKKVF
- the LOC105384353 gene encoding SUN domain-containing ossification factor isoform X2; amino-acid sequence: MSPPRALLAALLLCQLVAYGGHQPLTKIFYTLPDTGQPPILISLADNAKLDLKQADELLFTNESEPHNDTTTFTLVEAPEDGDKPRTEDKETLVVRAKPMHETRLAEDAFQTTTAAPDTDTESQTTTEDEEDPEIPVKPQTPQEDIPSFSEWAQKQLAEAEKKDTVLNHSSQPSHSNTNFSSKSTKLRSKNYASPPCGAKIVAVNPEAGSASSILSQNKDEYMLNTCNSRIWFVVELCEPVQAQKIEIANFELFSSTPKDIAVYFSDRFPTREWTSVGQFRAADVRDVQSFDLFPHMFGKFIKVELLSHYGSEHYCPISLFKVYGTSEFEVLEKESSQHAAHTDDDDDDEIIDAPDIASAELDTSKNLFGSARDAVMSIMKKAAQVLVKTEVPKNVTSEHNDTNTDKMYKRCCTPSHIIVCDNCSEALYNEVFELISCSSDKLSNALRQVFLRETLQCTGVCLPYGLDFKSTKPIEFSEERVAYMNALFPPKYLAALCNLLAIKEKKVVLNSSFESELNVTANATTNDTTQKVSEEIGVDQDAKIVLPNENTSAEDDKTVETVDEDYKPLAPEVSTENAIQEDETLKPDDGTEEVAPTEEKTDKLETEDKQPTPEPERPDIQKQDIETKDSTKQEVKKPDQPEKKDPNIGEEPSELMMESEGYLSELDQLAADPPPPAPGAPAPGAPAVNQQALQKESVFLRLSNRVKTLERNMSLSGQYLEELSRRYKKQVEEMQKSFEKTLLQMTEERRKSNEREQKYLEQMTNLQDQLAQVAAAMKILMEERDSWFGNITFFKFLFLQTVVVVAIIYYISKRRRVVPIALPIGRKVKKKDKEKLRRKSVEGVSGHATPSVKKRRPSEEALVIARQSTEEMDREEEVGEWQIARKNRKRKTSILHRNADCDSLNWARKDSIGKLQENTIPLDEEEFVAPVTEPKEFNVVALKASKVEIPKTNGSLFNSFKAKPKTRRLSSPAFLRTFSRQSTRSVPTPPIVEKTFFNGKAPSESPTSSLWSESTEISHSQPNGFDDSRVKKKKSLKNLFKKVF